One genomic segment of Methanothermobacter wolfeii includes these proteins:
- a CDS encoding metallophosphoesterase encodes MKGFPLDDGLEIFDLSLLIDDTMVIADLHLGYEQYLNQQGVMVPSFQFRKIIERIDLIQDISGAAEIVINGDLKHEFGKLSRQENREIARTLDHLQGNFRKITLIKGNHDPLIPHIPHTSNIRILETLEISGFLLTHGHIIPEPVGGDTVIIGHEHPCVGLRSGERIEKIKCFLKGPFRDKGLVVMPSFNFVTEGSDILHEAILSPFLREAGIQDFLVYGVEDFEVFEFGTVRDLMEFTASENRPSL; translated from the coding sequence ATGAAGGGCTTCCCCCTCGATGACGGACTTGAAATATTTGACCTTTCACTCCTCATCGATGACACCATGGTCATCGCTGACCTTCACCTTGGCTATGAACAGTACCTTAACCAGCAGGGAGTCATGGTTCCCTCATTCCAGTTCAGGAAGATAATTGAACGGATAGACCTTATACAGGACATCTCAGGGGCCGCTGAGATTGTTATAAACGGTGACCTCAAGCATGAATTCGGTAAGCTCAGCCGGCAGGAAAACCGTGAAATAGCCAGGACCCTCGACCACCTCCAGGGAAACTTCAGGAAGATAACGCTCATAAAGGGGAACCATGACCCCCTGATACCCCACATACCCCACACCAGCAACATCAGGATCCTTGAAACCCTTGAAATTTCGGGTTTCCTTTTAACCCACGGCCATATAATACCCGAACCTGTAGGAGGGGATACCGTGATAATTGGACATGAGCATCCATGTGTGGGTCTCAGGAGCGGTGAGAGGATTGAGAAGATCAAGTGCTTCCTCAAGGGCCCCTTCAGGGACAAGGGGCTTGTTGTCATGCCATCATTCAATTTTGTGACCGAGGGCTCGGATATACTCCATGAAGCAATCCTTTCACCATTCCTGAGGGAAGCCGGTATCCAGGACTTTCTTGTGTACGGTGTGGAGGACTTTGAGGTCTTTGAGTTTGGAACCGTCAGAGATCTCATGGAGTTCACAGCATCCGAAAACAGGCCCTCTCTCTGA
- a CDS encoding ATP-dependent helicase, with protein sequence MIEKQKKKYSSEEIHSILHPWVSEWFRRSFKDFTEAQKYAIMDIHRGRNVLVSSPTGSGKTLTAFLSIISELTSLAESGELEDSVYCIYISPLKALDNDIERNLEEPLRAIREIAEENGKSLDIRKAVRTGDTRPYERSRMLAKPPHILITTPETLSILLVAPRFREKLSTVRYVIVDEIHALADNKRGVHLSLSLERLQHLVGDFTRIGLSATVHPLERVAGFLVGYSYGRERDCLIVDVNYLKELDIELICPVDDMVAADPEEIGNGLYDILHDLIMEHRTTLIFTNTRSGTESVVYNLKSRFPDTYNDENVMAHHSSLSREHRLETEEKLKKGQLRAVVSSTSLELGIDIGYIDLVVLLSSPKSVSRALQRIGRSGHQLHEKSKGRIVVVDRDDLVECSLILKNAIEGKIDSIRIPENCLDVLSQHIYGMAIENPWDIDHALDVIRNSYCYRNLDRDDYLSVLSYLAGEYVELEERYVYAKIWIDREKNQFGKRGKLARMLYSTNIGTIPDRSSAVVKCGGRVVGRIEEEFMEKLRKGDTFVLGGKIYRFNYARGMTVNVTPASGPPTIPSWFSEQLPLSFDLAVDIQRFRDIMDGKFQYGHSRSEIIEFIRGYLHVDETAAGAIYQYFHEQYHYAGIPSIRKLLVEYYTGFGGRKFLVFHSLFGRRVNDALSRAVAYLIAERYRRDVMISISDNGFYLSSEGKMGGLESFMDLEPENLRDVLKKALDRTETLASRFRHCAGRALMILRRYKGEEKSVGRQQVRGKILLKFVSELDDRFPILEEARREVMEDYMDLENAMKVLEWIKNGEMEIKQINTRIPSPFAFNLVAQGYLDVLKYEDRIEFIRRMHQAIRDEIKK encoded by the coding sequence TTGATAGAGAAACAGAAGAAAAAATACAGTTCAGAGGAGATTCATTCCATACTGCACCCATGGGTGAGTGAATGGTTCAGGAGGAGCTTCAAAGACTTTACAGAGGCCCAGAAGTACGCTATAATGGACATACACAGGGGCAGGAATGTCCTTGTATCATCTCCGACGGGTTCAGGGAAGACACTGACCGCTTTCCTTTCAATAATCAGTGAGCTCACATCCCTTGCAGAATCAGGAGAACTTGAGGACAGCGTCTACTGCATATACATTTCACCCCTCAAGGCCCTTGACAATGATATTGAGAGGAACCTTGAGGAGCCCCTCAGGGCAATCAGGGAGATTGCAGAGGAGAATGGGAAAAGCCTTGATATCAGGAAGGCGGTGAGGACCGGGGATACCAGGCCCTATGAACGTTCAAGGATGCTTGCAAAGCCGCCCCACATCCTCATAACAACGCCGGAGACCCTCTCAATACTTCTCGTTGCTCCAAGATTCCGTGAAAAACTCTCAACTGTCCGTTATGTTATTGTGGATGAGATACATGCCCTTGCAGACAATAAGAGGGGTGTTCATCTATCACTTAGCCTTGAAAGGCTCCAGCACCTTGTGGGGGACTTCACCAGGATAGGTCTCTCCGCAACCGTCCATCCCCTTGAAAGGGTTGCAGGGTTCCTTGTGGGTTACAGCTATGGTAGGGAGAGGGACTGCCTCATAGTCGACGTTAACTACCTCAAGGAACTGGACATTGAACTCATATGCCCCGTTGATGACATGGTTGCAGCAGACCCTGAGGAGATAGGTAACGGCCTCTACGACATACTCCACGACCTCATAATGGAGCACAGGACAACCCTGATATTCACAAACACAAGGAGCGGTACCGAAAGCGTTGTCTATAACCTTAAGAGCCGCTTCCCCGACACCTACAATGATGAGAATGTCATGGCCCACCATTCATCCCTTTCAAGGGAACACCGTCTTGAAACCGAGGAGAAACTCAAGAAGGGCCAGTTAAGGGCGGTTGTGTCCTCAACATCCCTTGAACTCGGGATAGACATAGGATACATTGACCTTGTGGTGCTTCTGAGTTCACCCAAGTCTGTTTCAAGGGCCCTTCAGAGGATAGGCAGGAGCGGTCACCAGCTCCATGAAAAATCAAAGGGGCGTATAGTGGTTGTGGACAGGGACGATCTTGTTGAATGTTCACTCATACTCAAAAACGCCATTGAGGGGAAAATTGACTCCATAAGGATCCCTGAGAACTGCCTGGATGTCCTCTCCCAGCATATATACGGTATGGCCATTGAAAACCCCTGGGACATTGACCACGCCCTTGATGTTATAAGGAACAGTTACTGCTACCGCAACCTTGATAGGGATGACTATCTCTCTGTCCTGAGTTACCTTGCAGGGGAGTACGTTGAGCTTGAGGAACGCTACGTCTATGCCAAGATATGGATTGACCGTGAGAAGAACCAGTTCGGTAAACGCGGTAAGCTTGCAAGGATGCTCTACTCAACCAACATTGGAACCATACCTGACCGGAGCTCCGCTGTTGTCAAGTGCGGGGGAAGGGTTGTTGGGAGGATTGAAGAGGAGTTCATGGAGAAGCTCAGGAAGGGCGATACCTTCGTCCTTGGGGGTAAAATCTACAGGTTCAACTATGCAAGGGGTATGACCGTGAATGTAACCCCCGCGTCGGGTCCTCCAACGATACCATCCTGGTTCTCTGAGCAGCTACCCCTATCCTTTGACCTTGCGGTTGATATTCAGAGGTTCAGGGATATAATGGATGGTAAGTTCCAGTATGGCCACTCAAGGAGTGAGATAATCGAGTTTATAAGGGGTTACCTCCACGTGGATGAGACTGCCGCAGGGGCCATCTACCAGTACTTCCATGAGCAGTACCACTATGCCGGGATACCCAGCATCAGGAAGCTGCTCGTTGAATACTACACCGGCTTTGGTGGCAGGAAGTTCCTTGTATTCCACAGCCTCTTCGGCAGGAGGGTGAACGATGCACTCTCAAGGGCCGTCGCATACCTCATTGCGGAACGCTACCGGAGGGATGTTATGATATCCATATCAGACAATGGATTCTATCTCAGCTCCGAAGGTAAGATGGGTGGGCTTGAATCCTTCATGGACCTTGAACCTGAAAACCTTAGGGATGTCCTTAAAAAGGCCCTGGACAGGACAGAAACCCTTGCAAGCAGGTTCAGGCACTGCGCTGGCCGGGCCCTCATGATACTCCGGAGGTACAAGGGTGAGGAGAAATCCGTTGGAAGGCAGCAGGTGCGGGGGAAGATCCTTCTGAAATTCGTGAGTGAACTTGATGACAGGTTCCCCATACTTGAGGAGGCCCGGCGGGAGGTTATGGAGGATTATATGGACCTTGAGAATGCCATGAAGGTCCTTGAATGGATTAAAAATGGTGAAATGGAGATTAAACAGATAAACACAAGGATACCCTCTCCCTTTGCCTTCAATCTTGTTGCCCAGGGTTACCTTGATGTGCTCAAGTACGAGGACCGTATCGAATTCATAAGGAGAATGCATCAGGCCATAAGGGATGAGATAAAGAAGTAA
- a CDS encoding prenyltransferase, which translates to MGQVAEVIKLGRFPFLGAGLILYAAGGLLAGVQTGQFSIERFIMGYAIVMPAHLSVSYSNDYYDFENDNPDAVTSYTGGSGVLQRHPELRGFARNFAVTLIMLSVSISVLYASVYGNAIVVLLAVLGNLLGWFYSAPPIKLSYRGLGEIATSLTGFIFPGMGYAVISGGLDTSLLLFSISLMLLQMVFIVNVEIPDLREDLEGGKRTLPVRIGVDGSRRIMVLSASAATLLFGLLEFSPRFAESINFLIMALLSLMVTVPCLHAFLSGSDTRDDIVRKSEIVMNSLVAFGILNTLYLISIMAGVIQ; encoded by the coding sequence ATGGGTCAGGTAGCCGAGGTAATAAAACTTGGAAGGTTTCCATTCCTTGGGGCCGGTTTAATCCTCTACGCGGCAGGAGGGCTCCTTGCAGGTGTCCAGACAGGTCAGTTTTCCATTGAAAGGTTTATTATGGGCTATGCAATTGTGATGCCCGCCCACCTCTCTGTATCCTACAGTAACGATTACTATGACTTTGAAAATGATAATCCAGATGCTGTTACATCCTACACAGGTGGTAGCGGTGTCCTGCAGAGGCACCCTGAGCTCAGGGGCTTTGCAAGGAATTTTGCAGTCACCCTCATAATGCTCTCAGTTTCCATATCGGTCCTCTACGCCTCAGTTTATGGTAATGCTATTGTAGTCCTCCTGGCGGTTCTTGGAAACCTCCTGGGATGGTTTTACAGTGCCCCGCCAATTAAACTTTCATACAGGGGGCTCGGGGAGATTGCGACCTCACTTACAGGATTCATATTCCCGGGTATGGGCTATGCTGTAATATCAGGGGGCCTGGATACTTCCCTCCTTCTCTTCTCCATATCATTGATGCTCCTTCAGATGGTGTTCATAGTAAACGTTGAGATCCCTGATCTACGGGAGGACCTTGAAGGTGGTAAAAGGACCCTTCCTGTGAGGATCGGTGTGGATGGTTCAAGGAGGATCATGGTGCTCTCTGCATCTGCAGCAACCCTTCTCTTCGGACTCCTTGAGTTTTCACCCAGATTCGCTGAGAGCATCAATTTTCTCATAATGGCACTCCTCTCACTTATGGTTACCGTCCCCTGCCTCCACGCCTTCCTTTCAGGGTCAGATACAAGGGATGATATTGTCAGGAAATCTGAAATCGTTATGAATTCACTTGTGGCCTTCGGAATCCTCAACACCCTCTATCTCATCTCCATAATGGCTGGTGTGATTCAATGA